The following is a genomic window from Bordetella sp. H567.
GATGCCGGCAGCACGGGCCTTCTGCGCCAGGCGCGCGATCAATTCCTCGATCTTCTTGCCCACGACCATCATCAGGTCGGCCAGTTCGTCGATCACCACCACGATGGTAGGCAGGGGCTGCAGCGGTTCGGGCTGGTCCGGCGTGAGCGAGAAGGGGTTGGGGATCGGTTCCTCGCGCTTGATGGCGTCGCGAATCTTGGTGTTGAAGCCCGCCAGGTTGCGCACGCCCATCTTGCTCATCAGGCGGTAGCGTTTTTCCATTTCCGCCACGCACCAGTTCAGCGCGTTGGCCGCGTGCCGCATGTCGGTCACCACCGGCGCGAGCAGGTGGGGAATGCCCTCGTAGACGCTCATTTCGAGCATCTTCGGATCGATCAGGATCAGCCGGGTCTGCGCCGCGTCGGCCTTGTACAACAGCGACAGGATCATTGCGTTGATCCCCACCGATTTACCCGAGCCCGTGGTGCCGGCCACCAGCAGGTGGGGCATCTTGGCCAGGTCGGCGACGACGGGATTGCCGGCGATATCCTTGCCCAGGGCCATGGTGACGACGGAGGGACTGGCGTGGTATGTCTGCGAGCCGAGGATCTCGGAGAGCTTGACCATCTGGCGGCGCGGATTGGGCAGTTCCAGCCCCATCAGGTTCTTGCCGGGAATGGTTTCCACCACCCGGATGCTCACCAGGCTGAGCGCGCGGGCCAGGTCCTTGGCCAGGTTCACCACCTGGCTGCCCTTGACACCGGTGGCGGGCTCGATTTCGTAGCGGGTGATCACCGGCCCGGCCTGCGCCGCGACCACGGTGACCGTGACCCCGAAATCGGCTAGCTTTTTCTCGATCAGGCGCGAGGTGAATTCGATGGTCTCGGCCGACACCGTTTCCTGCATGATGGGTGGCGGATCGAGCAGGCTGATGGTGGGAAGATCACCCTCCCCTTCGGGCGGCGAGAACAGCGTCTGCTGTTTTTCGCGCTGCACGCGGTCCGACTTGGGCACCACCGTAATGGCCGGTTCGATGCGCACGGGCTGCTCGTGCACCAGTTTTTCCTGCTTGGCGACGACCTGCTCGGTGCGCGCCGCCTGCGCGACTTCGCCCAGCTTGCGGTCCTGGCGCGCGTCCACGGTGGCGCGGGCGCGCCGCATCAGGCCTTCGATGAAGGCGCCCACACGCTCGGCGATGACCAGCCACGAAAACGAAAAAAACAGGCTCAGGCCGATGGCCACCAGCACCAGGAATACCAGCGTGCCGCCGGTAAAGCCGATGGCGCTGGACAGCTGCTGCGCCAGCGTATGGCCGATGACGCCGCCGGCACCGCTGTCGCCGTCCGCGCTGCCGGGCAGATGGGCGCCCAGCGTGTACAGGCGCAGCGCCTCCAGCCCCATGGAGCCGATGAGGAGCATGCCGAAGCCCACGCCCTGCTCCCAGCGCACCCGCGGCAGGGGTTCGGCGCTGCCGCCCGGGGTGCGCAGGTGGCCGGCCAGCCGACGGTAGCCCGCGCGTACGCGGTGCAGCAGCAGGACGACCCACCACCAGGCGGAAAACCCGAACAGATACAGCAGGACATCGGCCAGATAGGCGCCCAGCGTGCCGCCCTTGTTGTGCACCATGCCCGCCGGTACGGAGTGCGACCAGCCGGGATCGGCGGAACTCCAGGTAGCCAGCACCAGCGTCAGCCAGGCGGCCATGGCGGCGAAGAGAATCCAGCGGGCTTCCCGCAGCAAGGAGGAAATTCGGAGCTGCAACGGCGACGGGCCATTGCGCGTGTTGCGCGAAGCGCGCGGAGAAGCGGTTGAAATACGCGGCATAGGCCTCATTATAATTGGGCATTCACTTTGCCTAGCGTGCCCGATGACTACTCCCAAACATGCTCAACTGCTGATCCTGGGCTCCGGCCCGGCTGGCTACACCGCCGCCGTCTATGCCGCGCGCGCCAACCTGAAGCCGGTGCTGGTCACCGGCCTGGCACAGGGCGGCCAGCTGATGACGACGACCGACGTCGACAATTGGCCCGCCGACGCGCAAGGCGTGCAGGGCCCCGACCTGATGCAGCGTTTCCAGCAGCACGCCGAACGTTTTAACACTGAAATCCTGTTCGACCACATCGCCGGCGTGGATTTGACGCAACGCCCCTTCACGCTGACGGGCGACACGGGCAACGTCTACACCTGCGATGCCCTCATCATCGCGACCGGCGCATCGGCCAAATACCTGGGCCTGCCCAGCGAACAATCCTTCATGGGCCGCGGCGTATCCGGCTGCGCCACCTGCGACGGCTTCTTCTACAAGAACCAGGACGTGGTGGTCGTGGGCGGCGGCAACACCGCCGTCGAGGAAGCGCTCTACCTGTCGAACATCTGCCGCACCGTCACCCTGATCCACCGCCGCGACAAGTTCCGCGCCGAACCCATCCTGGTCGACCGCCTGATGGACAAGGTCCAGAACGGCAACATGAAGCTGAAGCTGTTCGCGGAGCTGCAGGAAGTCCTGGGCGACGACAGCGGCGTCACGGGCGTGCGCGTCCGCGACAGCAGGACGGGGCAGACCGAAGACATCGCCGCGACGGGCGCCTTCATCGCCATCGGGCACCACCCGAACACCGATATCTTCCAGGGCAAGCTGGACATGAAGGACGGCTACATCATCACCAAGAGCGGCCTGTCGGGCATGGCCACGATGACCTCCGTGCCGGGCGTCTTCGCCGCCGGCGACGTCCAGGACCACGTTTATCGCCAGGCGATCACCAGCGCGGCCACCGGCTGCATGGCGGCCCTGGACGCACAGCGGTGGCTGGAGAATGCGGGGCAGTAAAGCGGGTTTCGGCGACCTGAAGCGCCTGCATCAGCAGGCGCAGGAACAGCGCCGGGTCGAGGAAACCGCCGCGGCCGCCGCGCGCGCAACCCAGGCCCGCAAGCCGGCCGACCCCGTGCGCGCCGCGCAGGCCTCCGATCCCCAGGACGACCTGCTGGCATTCCAGCGCGCCATGCGCAGCGTCACTCGCTTGCGCGTGGACGACCGCGCCCTGCACACCCATCGCCCGGATCCCGCCGACATCCCGGCCCAGCGCCGCGCGGCCGCGCTGGGCGAAACCGCGCGGCGCGCCGACGCCGGCATCTCGGACGGCGGCGTCGCCCACCTGCTCTCCGAAAACGGCACCTCGTACGTGCGCGCGGATGCCGCGCCGGACACGGCCCGCAAGCTGCGGCGCGGGGAATGGCAGGCCGGCGCGGAACTGGACCTGCATGGATTGCGCGTTGAACAGGCGCGCCATGCCGTGCTGTCATTTATCGACGAGTGCCTGGAACACGGCATACGATGCGTGCGGGTGGTTCACGGCAAGGGCTACGGCTCCGAAGGCCTGAACCCCGTACTGAAGGACAAGGCGCGCACGTGGCTGGTGCAGAAGCCCGACGTCATCGCCTTTTCCGAAGCGCCGGAACGCGAAGGCGGCTCGGGGGCACTGCTGGTCCTGCTGCGCCAGCTTGAAGAAACCCCTCGATGAAATGGATATACCTGCTTACCGCCATCGTCGCGGAAATCATCGGCACCAGTGCCCTGAATGCCTCGGACGCGTTCTCGCGCCTGTGGCCTTCCGTGATAACGGTCGTTTCCTATGCGATTGCGTTCTATCTGCTTGCGCTGACGCTGCGCGAGATGCCCATGGGCGTCGCCTATGCCATATGGTCCGGGGTCGGCATTGCGCTCATCACCCTGGTCGGGTTCCTGGTCTTCGATCAGCGGCTGGATGCGGCCGCGCTGATCGGCATAGGGCTGATCGTCACCGGCGTTCTGGTCATGAACGTGTTCTCGTCGGCGGTCAGGCATTGAGCGGCCGCCAGGCAGCCTGGCCGTAAGCGGCGAACCGGGTCACGCCGGTGGCGATGGCCGCGGGTCCCGTATGTAGTCGACGAGGGCCTCGGTGGCGGGATCCGGCCGCGGCGTCAGCCAGGACACGACGATAATGGCCAGGAACGCCGCGGGGGCGCCGAATATTCCCGCCGCCACGGGCTGTATTCCCCACCACAGCGTCAAGGGCTGGGTGGGCGGAATGCCGAACACCAGCTCGCGCAGCCAGGGATGGCTATGCGCCATGTAGGCAAAGGTCACGGCCAGCCCCACCGCCATGCCTGCCGTGGCGCCCCATTTGTTGGCGCGCTTCCAGAAAACGCCCATGACCAAGGCGGGAAAGAAGGAAGAGGCCGCGACCGAAAAAGCGGCCGATACCATGATCAGTATGTCCGCGGGCCGGCGCGCCGCCACCCAGGCGGCGGCGAAGGCCACCACCAGCAGCAGGATCTTGGACACCATGACGCGGCGCCCCGCCGGCATGCGCGGCGAGATGACGCGATAAAGCATGTCGTGCGATAGCGCGTTGGACAAAGTCAGCAGCAGCCCATCGGCCGTGGACAGCGCGGCCGCCAGCCCGCCCGCGGCCACCAGGCCCGATACCACATAGGGCAGCCCGCCGATCTCCGGCAGCGCCAGCACCACCACATCCGCTCCCATGCGGATTTCTCCCAGCTGCACGATGCCATCGCCGTTCACATCGACGACGTCGACCAGTGCCGGGCTGATGGCGCTCCACGCCGCGACCCAATCCGGCAGCGCGCTGTAGCGCGCGCCGACCAGCTGCGTATAAATGACGTACTTCA
Proteins encoded in this region:
- a CDS encoding DNA translocase FtsK, with protein sequence MPRISTASPRASRNTRNGPSPLQLRISSLLREARWILFAAMAAWLTLVLATWSSADPGWSHSVPAGMVHNKGGTLGAYLADVLLYLFGFSAWWWVVLLLHRVRAGYRRLAGHLRTPGGSAEPLPRVRWEQGVGFGMLLIGSMGLEALRLYTLGAHLPGSADGDSGAGGVIGHTLAQQLSSAIGFTGGTLVFLVLVAIGLSLFFSFSWLVIAERVGAFIEGLMRRARATVDARQDRKLGEVAQAARTEQVVAKQEKLVHEQPVRIEPAITVVPKSDRVQREKQQTLFSPPEGEGDLPTISLLDPPPIMQETVSAETIEFTSRLIEKKLADFGVTVTVVAAQAGPVITRYEIEPATGVKGSQVVNLAKDLARALSLVSIRVVETIPGKNLMGLELPNPRRQMVKLSEILGSQTYHASPSVVTMALGKDIAGNPVVADLAKMPHLLVAGTTGSGKSVGINAMILSLLYKADAAQTRLILIDPKMLEMSVYEGIPHLLAPVVTDMRHAANALNWCVAEMEKRYRLMSKMGVRNLAGFNTKIRDAIKREEPIPNPFSLTPDQPEPLQPLPTIVVVIDELADLMMVVGKKIEELIARLAQKARAAGIHLILATQRPSVDVITGLIKANIPTRIAFQVSSKIDSRTILDQMGAETLLGQGDMLYMPPGTGLPVRVHGAFVSDDEVHRVVEHLKSQGEPNYIEGLLEGGVEGETGDGVGSVTGLTDSESDPMYDQACEVVLKHRRASISLVQRHLRIGYNRAARLLEQMEQSGMVSAMQSNGNREILVPASAGEEA
- the trxB gene encoding thioredoxin-disulfide reductase, with translation MTTPKHAQLLILGSGPAGYTAAVYAARANLKPVLVTGLAQGGQLMTTTDVDNWPADAQGVQGPDLMQRFQQHAERFNTEILFDHIAGVDLTQRPFTLTGDTGNVYTCDALIIATGASAKYLGLPSEQSFMGRGVSGCATCDGFFYKNQDVVVVGGGNTAVEEALYLSNICRTVTLIHRRDKFRAEPILVDRLMDKVQNGNMKLKLFAELQEVLGDDSGVTGVRVRDSRTGQTEDIAATGAFIAIGHHPNTDIFQGKLDMKDGYIITKSGLSGMATMTSVPGVFAAGDVQDHVYRQAITSAATGCMAALDAQRWLENAGQ
- a CDS encoding Smr/MutS family protein; the protein is MRGSKAGFGDLKRLHQQAQEQRRVEETAAAAARATQARKPADPVRAAQASDPQDDLLAFQRAMRSVTRLRVDDRALHTHRPDPADIPAQRRAAALGETARRADAGISDGGVAHLLSENGTSYVRADAAPDTARKLRRGEWQAGAELDLHGLRVEQARHAVLSFIDECLEHGIRCVRVVHGKGYGSEGLNPVLKDKARTWLVQKPDVIAFSEAPEREGGSGALLVLLRQLEETPR
- a CDS encoding DMT family transporter, which translates into the protein MKWIYLLTAIVAEIIGTSALNASDAFSRLWPSVITVVSYAIAFYLLALTLREMPMGVAYAIWSGVGIALITLVGFLVFDQRLDAAALIGIGLIVTGVLVMNVFSSAVRH